A single region of the Bombus fervidus isolate BK054 chromosome 18, iyBomFerv1, whole genome shotgun sequence genome encodes:
- the LOC139996474 gene encoding uncharacterized protein C18orf63-like encodes MSNLCCAICETDFLEVHDPSAKSHFYWQTMKCRLLIHLISDVIASPVMGTERYIFVITHKQFSETGRLDKILRNFKLVYRGLRSVTTEVYKSCLRYTIQTKIAPLWNKVDDYFVQGKHFYNFIEGTRALKLDILIGERKMCLQLHAEILKIPYIKLEDYLSPSILSHFLADPKGYVDLSRYNLPFVHVLPSTKKGKVLSVSKELPAKCAFKDYDQLRRHWKNMV; translated from the exons ATCGGCaaaatcacatttttattgGCAAACAATGAAATGCCG attacttattcatttaatatctGACGTTATTGCTTCGCCAGTAATGGGtacagaaagatatatatttgttataacgcataaacaattttctgaaactggtagattggacaaaattttgagaaattttaaacTAGTG tATCGAGGATTAAGATCAGTTACTACagaagtttataaaagttgTCTTAGGTATACGATACAAACTAAGATAGCTCCTTTGTGGAATAAAGTTGATGATTATTTTGTTCaaggaaaacatttttataactttatagaaggAACTAGAgcattaaaattagatatacTTATAGGGG aAAGGAAAATGTGTTTGCAACTTCATGcagaaatacttaaaattccATATATAAAACTTGAAGACTATCTTTCACCATCTATATTATCACATTTTTTAGCAGACCCTAAAGGATACGTTgatttatctcgttataatCTTCCATTTGTACATGTGTTACCAAG TACAAAAAAAGGCAAAGTATTATCTGTATCTAAAGAACTTCCAGCAAAATGTGCTTTCAAAGATTATGACCAATTACGTAGACACTGgaaaaatatggtataa